In a single window of the Papaver somniferum cultivar HN1 chromosome 8, ASM357369v1, whole genome shotgun sequence genome:
- the LOC113303882 gene encoding uncharacterized protein LOC113303882 isoform X1 yields MLLIGACHVLLIPKFGMIIKAKDQIIIIWGLLKERCGKMNKPYISLFGHLQKSMLLPVVNETISLAWGVKDDLRKLMTTLESIQALISDPEEKQAKDATVRLWLKRLKGVVYDADDLMDEFIYETMRRREMGSQLKHKIPVSMGATFFYQAVGLHRGGKVIAFVGADRGTNWRVYQVGVRPGVIKYI; encoded by the exons ATGTTACTGATTGGAGCTTGTCATGTTCTTCTCATACCTAAATTTGGAATGATAATCAAAGCAAAAgatcaaatcatcatcatctgGGGATTATTG AAGGAACGGTGTGGAAAGATGAATAAGCCATACATCTCTCTATTTGGGCACCTGCAAAAATCGAT GTTACTCCCTGTCGTTAATGAAACGATTAGTCTGGCATGGGGTGTGAAGGATGACTTGAGAAAGCTTATGACAACCTTGGAATCTATTCAGGCTTTGATCTCTGATCCTGAGGAAAAGCAAGCAAAAGATGCTACTGTGCGACTTTGGTTGAAAAGGCTTAAAGGTGTTGTTTATGATGCCGATGATCTTATGGATGAATTCATTTATGAAACCATGCGTCGCCGTGAGATGGGAAGCCAGCTCAAGCACAAG ATCCCTGTTTCTATGGGAGCGACATTCTTCTATCAGGCAGTTGGATTGCACAGAGGAGGGAAGGTGATTGCATTCGTAGGAGCGGATAGGGGCACAAATTGGAGGGTCTACCAG GTTGGAGTTCGTCCAGGGGTAATAAAGTACATATGA
- the LOC113303883 gene encoding pollen-specific leucine-rich repeat extensin-like protein 4: MAKLLQILLSVLLVHLIYASTAKAGRMTIKVKEQIMCTMCDACENPCEPPIAYASPPPPPTPSPPPPTPTTDCPPPPSQSTPVYYYSPPPPSTPSYTPYTPPAIGGLIKPPPNGYNIYPGPPPPNPIVPYFPFYFHAPPPPSYSSSANLIKTKSYFSAISLVLVLLCLF; this comes from the coding sequence ATGGCGAAGCTCTTGCAAATTCTGCTCTCGGTGCTGCTTGTTCACTTGATTTACGCTTCGACGGCAAAGGCGGGAAGGATGACTATAAAGGTTAAGGAACAGATTATGTGTACAATGTGTGATGCTTGTGAAAATCCGTGTGAACCGCCGATTGCTTACGCATCGCCGCCTCCTCCGCCAACACCGTCACCGCCACCACCAACACCGACGACTGATTGTCCACCACCGCCTTCTCAGAGTACTCCGGTTTATTATTACTCACCACCACCTCCGTCTACTCCATCTTACACACCATACACACCACCAGCTATAGGTGGATTAATAAAACCACCACCTAATGGTTATAACATATATCCTGGACCACCACCACCTAATCCAATCGTACCTTACTTTCCGTTCTACTTTCATGCCCCTCCTCCACCTTCATACTCTTCTTCAGCTAATTTGATCAAAACCAAGAGTTATTTTTCAGCGATTTCTCTTGTTTTGGTTCTTCTTTGCCTTTTTTAG
- the LOC113303882 gene encoding uncharacterized protein LOC113303882 isoform X2 — translation MLLIGACHVLLIPKFGMIIKAKDQIIIIWGLLKERCGKMNKPYISLFGHLQKSMLLPVVNETISLAWGVKDDLRKLMTTLESIQALISDPEEKQAKDATVRLWLKRLKGVVYDADDLMDEFIYETMRRREMGSQLKHKIPVSMGATFFYQAVGLHRGGKVIAFVGADRGTNWRVYQVQLKL, via the exons ATGTTACTGATTGGAGCTTGTCATGTTCTTCTCATACCTAAATTTGGAATGATAATCAAAGCAAAAgatcaaatcatcatcatctgGGGATTATTG AAGGAACGGTGTGGAAAGATGAATAAGCCATACATCTCTCTATTTGGGCACCTGCAAAAATCGAT GTTACTCCCTGTCGTTAATGAAACGATTAGTCTGGCATGGGGTGTGAAGGATGACTTGAGAAAGCTTATGACAACCTTGGAATCTATTCAGGCTTTGATCTCTGATCCTGAGGAAAAGCAAGCAAAAGATGCTACTGTGCGACTTTGGTTGAAAAGGCTTAAAGGTGTTGTTTATGATGCCGATGATCTTATGGATGAATTCATTTATGAAACCATGCGTCGCCGTGAGATGGGAAGCCAGCTCAAGCACAAG ATCCCTGTTTCTATGGGAGCGACATTCTTCTATCAGGCAGTTGGATTGCACAGAGGAGGGAAGGTGATTGCATTCGTAGGAGCGGATAGGGGCACAAATTGGAGGGTCTACCAG GTGCAGCTGAAATTGTAA